Proteins from a single region of Chlorocebus sabaeus isolate Y175 chromosome 25, mChlSab1.0.hap1, whole genome shotgun sequence:
- the IVNS1ABP gene encoding influenza virus NS1A-binding protein, which produces MIPNGYLMFEDENFIESSVAKLNALRKSGQFCDVRLQVCGHEMLAHRAVLACCSPYLFEIFNSDSDPHGISHVKFDDLNPEAVEVLLNYAYTAQLKADKELVKDVYSAAKKLKMDRVKQVCGDYLLSRMDVTSCISYRNFASCMGDSRLLNKVDAYIQEHLLQISEEEEFLKLPRLKLEVMLEDNVCLPSNGKLYTKVINWVQRSIWENGDSLEELMEEVQTLYYSADHKLLDGNLLDGQAEVFGSDDDHIQFVQKKPPRENGHKQISSSSTGCLSSPNATVQSPKHEWKIVASEKTSNNTYLCLAVLDGIFCVIFLHGRNSPQSSPTSTPKLSKSLSFEMQQDELIEKPMSPMQYARSGLGTAEMNGKLIAAGGYNREECLRTVECYDPHTDHWSFLAPMRTPRARFQMAVLMGQLYVVGGSNGHSDDLSCGEMYDSNIDDWIPVPELRTNRCNAGVCALDGKLYIVGGSDPYGQKGLKNCDVFDPVTKLWTSCAPLNIRRHQSAVCELGGYLYIIGGAESWNCLNTVERYNPENNTWTLIAPMNVARRGAGVAVLNGKLFVCGGFDGSHAISCVEMYDPTRNEWKMMGNMTSPRSNAGIATVGNTIYAVGGFDGNEFLNTVEVYNLESNEWSPYTKIFQF; this is translated from the exons atgaTTCCCAATGGATATTTGATGTTTGAGGATGAAAATTTTATTGAGTCTTCTGTTGCCAAATTAAATGCCCTGAGGAAAAGTGGCCAGTTCTGTGATGTTCGACTTCAG GTCTGTGGCCATGAAATGTTAGCACACAGAGCAGTGCTTGCTTGCTGCAGTCcctatttatttgaaatctttaatAGTGATAGTGATCCTCATGGAATTTCTCATGTTAAATTTGATGATCTCAATCCAGAAGCTGTTGAAGTCTTGTTGAATTATGCCTACACTGCTCA gttgAAAGCAGATAAGGAATTGGTAAAAGATGTTTATTCTGCAGCAAAAAAGCTGAAGATGGATCGAGTAAAGCAG GTTTGTGGTGATTATTTACTATCAAGAATGGATGTTACCAGCTGCATCTCTTACCGAAATTTTGCAAGTTGTATGGGAGACTCCCGTTTGTTGAATAAAGTTGATGCTTATATTCAGGAGCATTTGTTACAAATTTCGGAAGAGGAGGAGTTTCTTAAGCTTCCAAGGCTAAAG tTGGAGGTAATGCTTGAAGATAATGTTTGCTTGCCCAGCAATGGCAAATTGTATACAAAGGTAATCAACTGGGTGCAGCGTAGCATCTGGGAGAATGGAGACAGTCTGGAAGAGCTGATGGAAGAG GTTCAAACCTTGTACTACTCAGCTGATCACAAGCTGCTTGATGGGAACCTACTAGATGGACAGGCTGAGGTGTTTGGCAGTGATGATGACCACATTCAGTTTGTGCAG AAAAAGCCACCACGTGAGAATGGCCATAAGCAGATAAGTAGCAGTTCAACTGGATGTCTCTCTTCTCCAAATGCTACAGTACAAAGCCCTAAGCATGAGTGGAAAATCGTTGCTTCAGAAAAGACTTCAA ATAACACTTACTTGTGCCTGGCTGTGCTGGATGGTATATTCTGTGTCATTTTTCTTCATGGGAGAAATAGCCCACAGAGCTCACCAACAAGTACTCCAAAACTAAGTAAGAGTTTAAGCTTTGAGATGCAACAAGATGAGCTAATCGAAAAGCCCATGTCTCCTATGCAGTACGCACGATCTGGTCTAGGAACAGCAGAGATGAATGGCAAACTCATAGCTGCAG GTGGCTATAACAGAGAGGAATGTCTTCGAACAGTCGAATGCTACGACCCACATACAGATCATTGGTCCTTTCTTGCTCCCATGAGAACACCAAGAGCCCGATTTCAAATGGCTGTACTCATG GGCCAGCTCTATGTGGTAGGTGGATCAAATGGCCACTCAGATGACCTGAGTTGTGGAGAGATGTATGATTCAAACATAGATGACTGGATTCCTGTTCCAGAATTGAGAACTAACCGTTGTAATGCAG GAGTGTGTGCTCTGGATGGAAAATTATACATCGTTGGTGGCTCTGATCCATATGGTCAAAAAGGACTGAAAAATTGTGATGTATTTGATCCTGTAACAAAGTTGTGGACGAGCTGTGCTCCTCTTAACATTC GGAGACACCAGTCTGCAGTCTGTGAGCTTGGTGGTTATTTGTACATAATCGGAGGTGCAGAATCTTGGAATTGTCTGAACACAGTAGAACGATACAATCCTGAAAATAACACCTGGACTTTAATTGCACCCATGAATGTGGCTAGACGAGGAGCTGGAGTGGCTGTTCTTAATG GAAAACTGTTTGTATGTGGTGGCTTTGATGGTTCTCATGCCATCAGTTGTGTAGAAATGTATGATCCAACTAGAAATGAGTGGAAGATGATGGGAAATATGACTTCACCAAGGAGCAATGCTGGGATTGCAACTGTAGGAAACACCATTTATGCAGTGGGAGGATTCGATGGCAATGAATTTCTGAATACGGTGGAAGTCTACAACCTTGAGTCAAATGAATGGAGCCCCTATACAAagattttccagttttaa